From the Arctopsyche grandis isolate Sample6627 chromosome 11, ASM5162203v2, whole genome shotgun sequence genome, one window contains:
- the LOC143919142 gene encoding uncharacterized protein LOC143919142 isoform X3, producing the protein MAPISLPTQFKHTVESVSENEEEVKIYAALTNEECDDWVATSSEPTATRWNIRDTQKNTNNQICRKIYVEEGEDEELNKEIRAALDTVYNNFTSSNLSAELKSSFIKNLHTINRPGGIYDFLQISHLYGLTPV; encoded by the exons ATGGCGCCGATTTCTTTGCCTACACAATTCAAGCATACGGTTGAAAGTGTGTCCGAAAATGAAGAAGAGGTGAAAATATACGCAGCTCTCACCAATGAAGAGTGCGATGACTGGGTGGCCACTTCCTCGGAGCCAACTGCCACGAGGTGGAACATTCGAGATACCcaaaaaaacacaaacaatCAAATATGCAG aaaaatatacgTAGAAGAGGGTGAAGATGAAGAATTGAATAAAGAGATACGTGCAGCACTCGATACAGTTTACAATAATTTTACCTCTAGTAATTTGAGTGCTGAATTGAAATCATCGTTTATAAAAAATCTTCACACCATTAATAGACCAGGAGGAATCTatgattttttacaaatatcacatttgtacggccttaccccagtatga
- the LOC143919142 gene encoding uncharacterized protein LOC143919142 isoform X2, with the protein MKSAMTGWPLPRSQLPRGGTFEIPKKTQTIKYAGEFLKLKWKNIRTCFSREMRRRAGSKRGAAATRKSPYVFFNQLQFLAETVINNRRQVILANSEAEENENDDPVEELSPPPQKRMKKIPKDKTHNELKRVLKKSVNIKEEFEPIQYVDSHKMFLFSLIDDFKKIPENRLLNTKMEIINAIQRARSFPIEAEYSADHRNHQHIRRTNCFNAYQEHLDYPKQCRSNALATGRLPKAPESIFKFF; encoded by the exons ATGAAGAGTGCGATGACTGGGTGGCCACTTCCTCGGAGCCAACTGCCACGAGGTGGAACATTCGAGATACCcaaaaaaacacaaacaatCAAATATGCAG gcGAATTTCTTAAGCTGAAATGGAAAAATATCAGGACTTGTTTCTCAAGGGAAATGAGGCGCAGAGCTGGTTCCAAAAGAGGGGCAGCAGCTACACGTAAAAGCCCTTACGTATTTTTCAACCAGCTGCAATTCCTGGCGGAAACTGTTATAAATAATAGAAGACAAGTAATCCTCGCGAACTCTGAAGCAGAAGAAAATGAGAACGATGACCCTGTTGAAGAACTTTCTCCACCACCACAAaagagaatgaaaaaaattccTAAAGATAAAACACATAATGAACTTAAAAGAGTGTTAAAAAAAAGTGTCAACATAAAAGAGGAATTTGAACCGATTCAATATGTTGATTCACACAAAATGTTTCTGTTTTCTTTAATAGACGACTTTAAAAAAATTCCAGAAAATCGTTTGCTCAATACGAAAATGGAAATCATTAATGCTATTCAAAGAGCACGATCATTTCCAATTGAGGCTGAATATTCTGCCGACCATAGGAATCATCAGCATATTCGCCGCACCAACTGTTTCAATGCCTATCAAGAACATTTAGACTATCCAAAGCAGTGCCGTAGCAACGCATTGGCAACGGGGCGATTGCCAAAGGCGCCGGAGtccatttttaagtttttttaa
- the LOC143919137 gene encoding uncharacterized protein LOC143919137, giving the protein MICLSCVNNLELFDSFRNVCFLSDTTSRVELDKYLKVKPEEVLLEDLIWEDELGADCSPKISSSPDDDETPGRNISSSDNVAAIIEHILAEELPCRKALDEMCCTRSELDHKIDSQDKLFTHKISSVSQKISDTHRKMYVCDICSQSFYRKYNLSEHMSVHSGEKPHKCDVCLESFLEQYQLNAHRFIHIGVKLHKCEICSKLFSTKRILSDHMGIHYKCDICSKTFTTKQSIGEHMGNHTMIKVHKCDICFKSYTSKGNLSTHMSVHTGVKPHKCDICSKSFLKKYELNAHMGFHTGVRPYKCDICKKS; this is encoded by the exons ATGATATGCCTTTCTTGcgtcaacaatctggaattgttcGACAGCTTTCGAAACGTTTGTTTTTTGAGTGACACAACGTCGAGGGTGGAATTAGACAAGTATTTGAAAGTGAAGCCGGAGGAAGTTTTGctagaagatttaatatgggaagatgAGTTGGGTGCTGATTGCTCACCCAAAATTTCTAGTTCACCAGACGACGACGAG ACCCCTGGAAGAAATATTAGTTCAAGTGATAATGTGGCAGCAATAATAGAACACATTCTAGCGGAAGAATTACCTTGTCGAAAAGCTTTAGATGAGATGTGCTGTACACGTTCTGAATTGGACCATAAAATAGATTCCCAAGACAAGTTGTTTACTCATAAAATCAGTAGTGTGTCACAGAAAATCTCGGACACTCATAGAAAGATGTATgtttgtgacatttgttcacaaTCTTTCTACAGGAAATACAATCTAAGTGAACACATGAGTGTTCATAGtggggaaaagccacacaaatgtgacgtttgtttagAATCATTCCTTGAACAATATCAACTGAATGCACATAGGTTTATTCATATTGGGGTCAAGCTTCACAAATGCGAAATTTGTTCTAAATTATTCAGTACAAAAAGGATACTTAGTGACCATATGGGTATTcattacaaatgtgacatttgttcaaaaacattcacTACGAAACAGAGTATTGGTGAACATATGGGTAATCATACTATGATAAAGgtacacaaatgtgatatttgttttaaatcatatacTTCGAAAGGAAATCTAAGTACACATATGAgtgttcatactggggtaaaaccacacaaatgtgacatttgttcaaagtcattccttaaaaaatatgaactCAATGCACACATGGGTtttcatactggggtaaggccgtacaaatgtgatatttgtaaaaaatcatAG
- the LOC143919142 gene encoding uncharacterized protein LOC143919142 isoform X1 yields the protein MSFDTEELIREVHARRLLWDVTCEDYCNRDLKKIKWDEITAKMCPANSSVSEIHEFGEFLKLKWKNIRTCFSREMRRRAGSKRGAAATRKSPYVFFNQLQFLAETVINNRRQVILANSEAEENENDDPVEELSPPPQKRMKKIPKDKTHNELKRVLKKSVNIKEEFEPIQYVDSHKMFLFSLIDDFKKIPENRLLNTKMEIINAIQRARSFPIEAEYSADHRNHQHIRRTNCFNAYQEHLDYPKQCRSNALATGRLPKAPESIFKFF from the exons ATGTCTTTCGACACTGAGGAATTAATCAGGGAGGTGCACGCTAGACGTTTACTGTGGGATGTAACATGTGAAGACTACTGTAATCGGGACCTCAAAAAGATTAAATGGGACGAAATCACAGCCAAAATGTGTCCGGCGAACTCATCTGTCAGTGAAATTCACGAGTTTG gcGAATTTCTTAAGCTGAAATGGAAAAATATCAGGACTTGTTTCTCAAGGGAAATGAGGCGCAGAGCTGGTTCCAAAAGAGGGGCAGCAGCTACACGTAAAAGCCCTTACGTATTTTTCAACCAGCTGCAATTCCTGGCGGAAACTGTTATAAATAATAGAAGACAAGTAATCCTCGCGAACTCTGAAGCAGAAGAAAATGAGAACGATGACCCTGTTGAAGAACTTTCTCCACCACCACAAaagagaatgaaaaaaattccTAAAGATAAAACACATAATGAACTTAAAAGAGTGTTAAAAAAAAGTGTCAACATAAAAGAGGAATTTGAACCGATTCAATATGTTGATTCACACAAAATGTTTCTGTTTTCTTTAATAGACGACTTTAAAAAAATTCCAGAAAATCGTTTGCTCAATACGAAAATGGAAATCATTAATGCTATTCAAAGAGCACGATCATTTCCAATTGAGGCTGAATATTCTGCCGACCATAGGAATCATCAGCATATTCGCCGCACCAACTGTTTCAATGCCTATCAAGAACATTTAGACTATCCAAAGCAGTGCCGTAGCAACGCATTGGCAACGGGGCGATTGCCAAAGGCGCCGGAGtccatttttaagtttttttaa